Proteins encoded within one genomic window of Clostridia bacterium:
- a CDS encoding UTP--glucose-1-phosphate uridylyltransferase has product MIEKGVILCGGLGTRFLPITKSVAKEMLPIIDRPVVDYIVDEAVNSGIKDILIIISPNKDCIKEYYKENKELTKKLLDTGKSEYAEIVQAISKKANISFEVQYVPKGSGDALLIAEKFVDNKPFALMLGDDVIYNDENPVIGQLAKVFEKYQRTVLGVQRRQPPEILRYGVIDVLSQKEDTVYEMKGILEKPALKDLTSDLATLGRYILTPEIFDILKETPLGINNELQLTDGINLLAKRDGAYAYVFDGRRYDMGNKLGSLEAITEYALRDKEHGEAYKQYLLELVKRI; this is encoded by the coding sequence ATGATTGAAAAAGGTGTTATTTTGTGCGGAGGATTGGGAACAAGATTTTTGCCCATTACAAAATCAGTGGCAAAAGAAATGTTGCCCATTATTGACCGGCCTGTAGTTGATTACATAGTCGATGAAGCTGTTAATTCAGGTATAAAAGATATTTTAATTATCATAAGCCCTAACAAAGATTGCATAAAAGAATATTATAAAGAAAATAAAGAGCTTACCAAGAAGCTGCTTGATACTGGCAAAAGCGAATATGCCGAGATCGTACAAGCTATTTCCAAAAAAGCCAATATCAGCTTTGAAGTGCAATATGTTCCTAAGGGCAGCGGAGATGCGTTGCTGATCGCGGAAAAGTTTGTTGACAATAAACCGTTTGCATTAATGCTTGGCGATGATGTAATTTATAACGATGAAAATCCAGTAATAGGTCAGCTTGCAAAAGTTTTTGAAAAATATCAAAGGACTGTTTTGGGCGTTCAAAGACGTCAGCCTCCCGAAATTTTGAGATATGGAGTTATTGATGTTTTGTCCCAAAAGGAAGATACGGTATATGAAATGAAGGGCATATTAGAAAAGCCCGCTTTGAAAGACCTTACTAGCGACCTTGCAACATTGGGCAGATATATACTAACTCCTGAGATTTTTGATATTTTAAAAGAAACACCTTTGGGCATAAACAATGAACTTCAGCTTACAGACGGCATTAATTTGCTTGCTAAGCGTGATGGAGCATATGCTTATGTATTTGACGGCAGACGTTATGACATGGGCAATAAGCTGGGCAGTTTGGAAGCTATAACCGAATATGCCCTAAGAGATAAAGAACACGGCGAGGCATATAAACAATATCTTTTGGAACTGGTAAAAAGGATATAG
- a CDS encoding GNAT family N-acetyltransferase, with protein sequence MTESKLEIDFLNTEDNLKVEEFWNFFDCYIDELADVNNPLDLDYFHSDEYKQTIISLSKRQKNPLYIMELIFDGKLSGFCSYCIYHDEDGKAFLLEIGIDKALRGKGLGRWFYKQVENDIRQKGGKFIELTPYPHDRELFWQKFGYYNTQKKDEDKKYIFRLDL encoded by the coding sequence ATGACAGAATCAAAACTTGAGATTGATTTTTTAAACACAGAAGACAATCTTAAGGTAGAAGAATTTTGGAATTTCTTTGACTGTTATATAGATGAGCTTGCAGATGTAAATAATCCTTTGGATTTAGATTATTTTCATTCTGACGAATATAAACAAACCATTATATCCTTAAGCAAAAGGCAAAAAAACCCTTTATATATAATGGAACTCATTTTTGACGGTAAGCTCTCAGGCTTTTGCTCTTATTGCATTTATCATGATGAAGACGGAAAAGCGTTTTTGCTTGAAATCGGCATAGACAAAGCTTTGAGAGGCAAAGGTCTTGGAAGATGGTTTTATAAACAAGTAGAAAATGATATCAGACAAAAAGGCGGCAAGTTTATTGAACTCACGCCTTATCCGCATGACAGAGAACTGTTTTGGCAAAAGTTCGGCTATTACAATACGCAAAAAAAAGACGAAGACAAAAAATATATTTTTAGATTAGATTTATAA
- a CDS encoding CtsR family transcriptional regulator translates to MANISDLIEEFIKSLMGECESINISRNELAQYFDCAPSQINYVLATRFSFDRGFLIESKRGGGGFITLIRVSPSAKELLKRLDEYTLSEGITYQKAVQILKMLIDENVITKKEAEIIKSAITDKALIVPTDCKEILRSNILKSILAGIFKEES, encoded by the coding sequence ATGGCAAACATAAGTGATTTGATTGAAGAATTTATAAAGTCATTAATGGGTGAATGCGAATCCATTAATATTTCACGTAATGAGCTTGCCCAGTATTTTGATTGTGCTCCCAGTCAGATTAATTATGTGCTTGCTACTCGTTTTTCTTTTGACCGAGGATTTTTGATTGAAAGCAAGCGTGGTGGAGGCGGATTTATTACGCTTATCAGGGTTTCGCCGTCAGCTAAGGAACTTTTGAAAAGATTAGATGAATATACTTTATCAGAAGGTATAACGTATCAAAAGGCCGTTCAAATACTCAAAATGCTGATAGACGAAAATGTAATCACTAAAAAAGAAGCTGAAATAATCAAGTCAGCTATTACTGACAAAGCGTTAATAGTCCCTACCGACTGCAAAGAAATTTTGCGGTCTAATATTTTAAAATCAATTTTGGCTGGCATATTTAAGGAGGAAAGCTAA
- a CDS encoding UvrB/UvrC motif-containing protein, which produces MLCENCGKREGIPNVYILNGITKVRYLCPECNSQIIKQKLGTGFGTGFLDNFGDIFGDFSDMFDQIFGTEKTPSSVPILKCPSCGTTSEEFLNTGFVGCSQCYKVFESFMGNVIKKCQKDNVHTGKGPNGIAKTYVTLQRLNAELKKAVRDERYEDAAVIKKEIEQLKGAQIDKK; this is translated from the coding sequence ATGCTGTGTGAAAACTGCGGCAAAAGAGAAGGAATTCCTAATGTATATATACTTAATGGGATAACCAAAGTTAGATACTTGTGTCCTGAGTGTAATTCTCAGATAATCAAGCAAAAATTAGGAACAGGTTTTGGCACAGGCTTTTTGGATAATTTCGGCGATATATTCGGAGATTTTTCGGATATGTTTGACCAGATTTTTGGAACGGAAAAAACACCATCTTCGGTACCGATACTGAAATGCCCTAGTTGTGGAACAACTAGTGAAGAGTTTTTAAACACAGGCTTTGTTGGATGTTCTCAATGTTACAAAGTGTTTGAATCGTTCATGGGTAATGTCATCAAAAAATGCCAAAAAGACAATGTGCATACAGGCAAAGGGCCTAACGGAATTGCGAAAACTTATGTTACTTTACAACGACTTAATGCTGAATTAAAAAAAGCTGTCAGAGATGAAAGATATGAAGATGCTGCTGTGATCAAAAAAGAAATAGAGCAGTTAAAAGGAGCTCAAATTGATAAAAAGTGA
- a CDS encoding protein arginine kinase, translating into MIKSDINNYVVSSRIRLARNLNKYPFPNKLGFEGGKHVIKEVSEPLVKYLNGNLFLLKNMKPLEIEALKEKHLISKALAQNINTGAVVLNKDSTLSVMINEEDHVRIQVIKKSLDLESAYEFADKVDDLISENAEIAFDVHLGYLSSCPTNLGTAMRASVMMFLPALAINRTINNVIFSISKDAIALRGVYGEGSQAEGYMYQLSNQFSLGLSEKEIINTVKNQIYKIAEAEEIARETLMTKNRIELTDMIMRAWGILTNAYKIDSSEFMQNISLVKLGAALNILNVKNAAIDEVIVACRPANLTLRCGKDLNAVERDIYRAEFLRDVLPKMTVTK; encoded by the coding sequence TTGATAAAAAGTGACATCAATAATTATGTTGTAAGTTCTAGAATAAGGCTTGCACGTAATCTTAATAAATATCCTTTTCCTAATAAATTAGGTTTTGAAGGCGGAAAGCATGTAATAAAAGAAGTAAGCGAGCCTTTGGTTAAGTATCTAAACGGCAATTTGTTTTTGCTTAAAAATATGAAGCCTCTGGAAATTGAGGCACTTAAGGAAAAACATCTCATATCCAAAGCCTTAGCTCAAAACATCAATACAGGTGCTGTTGTTTTAAACAAAGATTCAACGCTGTCTGTAATGATTAATGAAGAAGATCATGTAAGAATACAGGTTATAAAGAAGTCTTTGGATTTGGAATCAGCGTATGAATTCGCTGACAAGGTGGACGACCTTATAAGCGAAAATGCAGAAATCGCTTTTGATGTGCATTTGGGATACTTATCTAGCTGTCCGACCAATCTTGGTACGGCGATGCGTGCCTCAGTAATGATGTTTTTGCCCGCATTGGCTATAAACCGCACTATCAATAACGTGATCTTTTCTATTTCAAAAGATGCCATAGCACTTAGAGGAGTTTATGGAGAAGGATCGCAGGCTGAAGGATATATGTATCAGCTCAGTAATCAATTTTCTTTGGGCTTGAGCGAAAAAGAAATTATAAATACAGTTAAAAACCAGATTTATAAAATTGCTGAAGCGGAAGAAATCGCACGAGAAACCTTGATGACCAAAAACCGCATAGAATTGACTGATATGATAATGCGTGCTTGGGGAATCTTGACTAATGCGTATAAAATTGATTCGTCAGAGTTTATGCAAAATATATCTTTGGTCAAACTTGGTGCGGCTTTGAACATTTTGAATGTAAAAAATGCTGCAATAGACGAAGTAATAGTCGCATGTAGGCCAGCAAATCTTACATTGAGATGCGGAAAAGACCTAAATGCGGTTGAAAGAGATATTTACAGGGCAGAATTTTTGAGAGATGTCTTGCCTAAAATGACTGTAACCAAATAA
- a CDS encoding ATP-dependent Clp protease ATP-binding subunit → MFVGQFSATQSAMNALQEAENLVRATGGNEVGTEHILYGIAKGSSLAAKALNECGVTPEKILQFISTEDNQLSAIESILGSGFMTQLHYSTRSKNILMLSQQIARQFKMPAVSSEFLLVALLQSTDSIAYSILQELNVKPQDILDKLGNLGVGGTEGSDISKNQKAPSSLPASLKDIGIDMTERARENKLDPVIGRKEEIERIIQILCRKTKNNPVLIGEPGVGKSAVVEGLAQAIVKGNVPELLKDKIIFAMDIGSMLAGTKYRGDMEEKLKKAIETIIKNGNIIVFIDELHTLATAGAERGEVKPSDMLKPYLARGELQTIGATTTDEYRKFIEKDKALERRFQPVMVNPPSEEETIEILKGLRDNYEAFHKVRITDEAITAAVKLSERYIMDRYLPDKAIDLIDEAASRVKVSGNTLPPQLKDKEEELKRLEAEKAEVLSKDEFEKASVIRDKIYALKKEIDNLNSVWKKKKIEDNAQIDVEDIAQIVASWTKIPVTKINETEKEKLLKLEEILHKRVVGQDEAIESVSKAIRRARAGLKNVNKPIGSFIFLGPTGVGKTELSKALCEAMFDDENLMIRLDMSEYMESHSVSKLIGSPPGYVGYDDGGQLTEQVRRKPYSVILFDEIEKAHPDVYNMLLQILDDGRLTDAQGRVVSFKNTIIIMTSNVGVSALKETPKALGFSEESTVRDEEKTKEILLDALKKRFKPEFLNRIDVITVFKPLSQAQIKMIAKNMLNEVNKKLAEKNISVTFSEDVLDMVASKGYDPEYGARPLRRVIEQDIEDALAEEMLMNKIQENSKVVCSLKDGKVVFQY, encoded by the coding sequence ATGTTTGTAGGACAATTCAGTGCAACTCAAAGCGCAATGAATGCATTACAAGAAGCCGAAAATCTCGTAAGAGCTACGGGTGGTAATGAAGTCGGCACCGAACATATTTTGTACGGAATAGCCAAAGGTTCTTCATTGGCTGCAAAAGCATTAAATGAATGCGGAGTTACACCAGAAAAAATACTTCAATTTATAAGTACGGAAGATAATCAATTGAGCGCTATAGAGAGTATATTAGGCAGCGGTTTTATGACCCAGCTTCATTATTCCACACGTTCAAAAAATATACTCATGCTTTCTCAGCAAATAGCAAGACAATTTAAAATGCCTGCTGTTAGCAGCGAATTCTTGTTGGTTGCGCTTTTGCAAAGCACAGACAGTATAGCATACAGTATTTTGCAGGAGCTTAATGTAAAACCTCAGGATATTTTGGACAAGTTGGGCAATCTGGGAGTAGGTGGTACCGAAGGTTCTGATATAAGCAAAAATCAAAAAGCTCCTTCAAGCTTGCCTGCGTCATTAAAAGACATTGGTATTGATATGACGGAAAGGGCAAGAGAAAACAAACTCGACCCTGTAATAGGCAGAAAAGAAGAAATTGAAAGAATTATTCAGATTTTGTGCCGAAAAACCAAAAACAACCCTGTTTTGATAGGCGAGCCAGGTGTAGGAAAATCAGCGGTTGTCGAAGGTCTTGCTCAAGCAATAGTAAAGGGTAATGTTCCCGAATTATTAAAGGACAAAATTATCTTTGCTATGGATATAGGTAGCATGCTTGCAGGTACAAAATACCGAGGCGACATGGAAGAAAAGCTAAAAAAGGCGATAGAAACTATTATCAAAAATGGCAATATAATCGTCTTTATTGATGAGCTTCATACTCTTGCAACAGCGGGAGCAGAAAGAGGCGAAGTAAAACCTTCTGATATGCTTAAACCTTATCTTGCAAGAGGCGAATTGCAGACAATAGGTGCAACCACTACGGACGAATACCGCAAGTTTATAGAAAAAGACAAGGCTTTGGAACGCCGTTTCCAACCTGTAATGGTTAATCCGCCATCCGAAGAAGAAACTATTGAGATATTAAAAGGCTTAAGAGATAACTATGAAGCCTTTCACAAGGTTCGTATTACTGATGAGGCGATAACTGCTGCAGTAAAACTATCCGAAAGATATATTATGGACAGATATCTGCCCGATAAAGCAATAGACCTGATTGACGAAGCAGCTAGCCGTGTTAAAGTCAGCGGCAACACCTTGCCTCCTCAACTAAAAGACAAAGAAGAAGAATTAAAGAGATTGGAAGCTGAAAAGGCAGAAGTTTTGAGTAAAGATGAGTTTGAAAAAGCTTCTGTAATCAGAGATAAGATTTATGCGTTGAAAAAAGAAATTGATAATTTGAATTCTGTCTGGAAGAAAAAGAAGATAGAAGACAATGCTCAAATTGACGTAGAAGACATAGCTCAAATTGTTGCCAGCTGGACTAAGATTCCTGTTACCAAGATCAATGAGACCGAAAAAGAAAAGCTTTTGAAGTTGGAAGAAATCTTGCACAAACGTGTAGTTGGTCAAGATGAGGCAATTGAGAGCGTTTCTAAGGCTATCAGACGTGCTAGGGCAGGACTTAAGAATGTTAACAAGCCAATCGGTTCGTTCATATTCTTAGGACCTACAGGTGTAGGAAAGACCGAATTATCCAAGGCGTTGTGTGAAGCTATGTTTGATGATGAAAACTTAATGATCAGACTTGATATGTCAGAATATATGGAAAGCCATAGCGTAAGCAAACTCATTGGTTCGCCTCCTGGATATGTAGGCTATGATGATGGCGGTCAATTGACCGAACAAGTTCGCCGTAAGCCTTATTCTGTAATCTTGTTTGATGAAATAGAAAAGGCTCATCCAGATGTATATAATATGCTGTTGCAGATTTTGGATGACGGCAGACTTACAGATGCGCAAGGCAGAGTAGTCAGCTTCAAAAACACTATAATAATTATGACGTCTAACGTGGGCGTAAGCGCATTAAAAGAAACTCCCAAGGCATTGGGATTCTCTGAAGAATCAACTGTAAGAGATGAAGAAAAGACTAAAGAAATACTGCTGGATGCTTTAAAAAAGAGATTTAAGCCTGAATTTTTGAACAGAATTGATGTGATAACAGTATTTAAGCCTTTGTCTCAAGCGCAGATTAAGATGATCGCAAAGAATATGCTTAACGAAGTCAATAAAAAACTTGCAGAAAAAAATATTTCTGTAACGTTCTCCGAAGATGTCTTGGATATGGTAGCGTCCAAAGGATATGATCCCGAATATGGCGCCAGACCCTTAAGAAGAGTGATTGAGCAGGACATTGAAGATGCGCTTGCAGAAGAAATGTTGATGAATAAAATTCAGGAAAATTCAAAAGTTGTTTGCTCGTTAAAAGACGGAAAAGTTGTTTTTCAATACTAA
- the raiA gene encoding ribosome-associated translation inhibitor RaiA yields MKYEIVCKNYTTSKKLEELIQKKFDKLSKFFDSETVIRINLKKEKDDFVFEATIFSDHTFRAEVKNSEDMYSNIETALDKIIRQIVKHKSKFDSKRMKEFTKSLNGLMPVEDDEEKPAKIVKTKTYNLKPMSVEEAKFQMELLGHNFFVFLNSDNDVVNVIYKREDGDVGLIEAVV; encoded by the coding sequence ATGAAGTATGAAATTGTATGCAAAAACTACACCACAAGCAAGAAGCTCGAAGAGCTGATTCAAAAAAAGTTTGATAAATTATCAAAGTTTTTTGATTCTGAAACAGTCATTAGAATTAACTTAAAAAAAGAAAAAGACGATTTTGTTTTTGAAGCCACCATCTTTTCAGACCATACCTTTAGAGCTGAAGTAAAAAACAGTGAAGATATGTATTCTAATATAGAGACTGCGCTGGACAAAATTATTAGACAGATAGTTAAACATAAATCAAAATTTGATTCAAAAAGAATGAAAGAATTTACTAAGAGCTTAAATGGTTTAATGCCTGTAGAAGATGATGAGGAAAAACCTGCAAAAATAGTAAAGACCAAAACATATAACCTAAAGCCCATGTCAGTTGAAGAAGCTAAGTTTCAGATGGAATTGCTTGGACATAACTTCTTTGTATTCTTGAATTCAGATAACGATGTTGTAAATGTAATTTACAAACGTGAAGACGGAGATGTAGGCTTGATTGAAGCCGTTGTATAA
- a CDS encoding sugar phosphate isomerase/epimerase family protein yields the protein MRTGISTASFFNLIYNENAFEKLKLLGCDLTEVFFTTYSEYEEDFAKKMADNQNGITVHSVHALGTQFEPELFNVSSRVRADAEKIFRKVCRAAQILNAKFLTFHGPYRMKKKPYNIDFKNFGARTNEIIQIAQEYGLNLSYENVHYAFFNEPSFFVNLKEYCPMLYGTLDIKQSIQGGIDPYDILQAIGDRLSTIHICDIKSNNETAAIGKGIFDFEKFINTLKSKNISAPVILELYSKDYKTLDELKNNFEYIKSLINCA from the coding sequence ATGAGAACTGGAATTTCTACCGCATCGTTTTTTAATCTTATATATAATGAAAATGCTTTTGAAAAACTTAAACTATTAGGGTGCGACCTAACTGAAGTTTTTTTTACCACTTATTCCGAATATGAAGAAGATTTTGCCAAAAAAATGGCTGATAATCAAAACGGAATAACCGTTCATTCTGTCCATGCTTTGGGCACGCAATTTGAACCTGAATTATTTAATGTTTCATCTCGTGTAAGGGCGGATGCAGAAAAGATATTTAGAAAAGTTTGCAGGGCTGCGCAGATTTTAAATGCAAAATTTCTTACTTTTCACGGACCATATAGAATGAAGAAAAAGCCGTATAATATAGATTTCAAAAATTTTGGAGCAAGAACTAACGAAATAATTCAAATAGCGCAGGAATACGGACTAAACTTATCTTATGAAAACGTGCATTATGCGTTTTTTAATGAACCGTCTTTTTTTGTTAATCTAAAAGAATATTGTCCGATGCTTTATGGTACTCTGGATATCAAGCAATCTATTCAAGGCGGAATTGATCCCTATGATATTTTGCAAGCGATAGGGGACAGACTTTCAACAATTCATATATGCGATATTAAGAGCAATAACGAAACAGCTGCTATAGGAAAAGGAATTTTTGATTTTGAAAAGTTTATAAATACTCTTAAGTCCAAAAATATATCAGCGCCTGTAATTTTAGAATTGTATTCTAAAGATTATAAGACGCTTGATGAACTAAAAAATAACTTTGAATATATAAAAAGCCTTATAAACTGCGCTTAG